The sequence AGAATTAAGAGCATTGAAAAGAATGAGAGAAgttcagaaaaaaattaagacaggtttttatattttataggtatttAAATATCTCTAAAAAATTTATCTGGTGACCAAATATTGGTggtatataacaatatatgcACCATAGTAtaacataacaaacatttcTACATTAAAAGCATATAACTCAGATGTACAGAATGTAATATGTTAATGGTGTCCTATGCtgatacagaaaatattcttattgtgcaaaaatagtttaaatataaatttgtgttaTGAAGAAATCGTAgagtaaaatacaatttacatgttaaaaggaagagactggcTGCCCACAACATAGGGAATCCTAGTATGGGGGCTAGTGCACTTTACTTTACCTAAATATCCtgtatattgtgtataataaagtttttccaTATTATGGAAAACACCTCAAAAGGTGAGGAAGTAGATCACCTCACTTTTTTACAGGaaaatagatattataataaagcaaTCATGAGACCTGTCATTCTGCATctcttttattgataatttttgtttaaaacaattattcacGGTACAGGTAACCTATGAGTAGATATAAATTGCAGGTGATACAAAAGAAGAAGACTTATCATATGACATTGCATTGTTAATGGAGCTAATAGGATGGTTCAAACACAAATACTTTTCATGGGTCGATGCACCACAATGTGAGACTTGTGGAGGACCTACAAAATTTTATCACAGCACTACTATGAAAACTGCGACAGAAACATGCAATGCTGAGGTAAAATGTTTTGGTCTCATTTTTAAACATAGCgctaatttaattgaaaatatttttcaacaagtaACACTATACCGacatgaaataattaattatttatttgactgGAATTGAAACCTAAGAATTCCACTCCTATGTTTGTTAATCACTAAGCCGCAGAGCTAGTCAAAGTCtatatattaaagtattatattttaggtGTACAGTTGCGCGCATTGTggaaattatacaaaatttccGCGATATAATGATATACGCGCGTTAATGCGTACGCGCCGCGGTAGGTGTGGCGAATGGGCGAATTGTTTTGCTATGTTCTGCCGAGCTCTTGGTTATGACACACGCTATATCTATGATTCTACTGATCACGTCTGGTGTGAGGTATGTCAAATATCGCGTATTCTTTGTAAAAAAGtatcttttaagaattacaaagaaaattgtttttcaaCGTTGCTAATGCCGGCCATACACACTACGGTCTACCGGAGAGGTCCACCTGTGCAGGTATGCCTGCGCAGGTAGACCGGAATGTGTGTGGGAATAGACCTGTGCAGGTTTTTAAACCGGCGCAAGATCGAAAATCGATTCTTTCGAGTGACACCGTACGGTGTACCTgtgcgtgtgtgtgtgtactCCGGTCGCCTGCGCAGGTTGTTAAGATAGTAATCGGAAATGTATCTACATTTATTgcttttgttttaagtttgatttgttatgtaattaaataattcaaggTATGTTTTCTCGTCCATTCGAagatagtttttaaaatcttctggttcaaatttcaattcatttaataaattaacatgacTATATGTTTTCCTTTTCAATAACCAATGCTTACACCACTTTCTTCGCTTGTTTTTCGTatcatttttcttcaaaattaaAGCAAGACCTAGCAACGCCAGCGTGTCATCGTCCAAATTCGATGCCAAATGCAAAGGGAACTGAAGACCGCTCCGATACACCGGAACGTCCCCATACACGCTACCATTGTTCGGTTGACCTGCGCAGGCATACCTGCACATATTACCTCTCCGGTAGACCGTAGTGTGTATGGCCGGCATAagtctattattataattatttttatgataatatgAACGTTTTTTGAACTTATTCATTAagtattttgttccattttaccTATgaatattactaaataaatattgatttaacatCGGCCCCACTTAAAACCCTTAGAAATGGATACATTTTGCCTTTTAAGGTATATGATTATGTAACAAATAACTGGTTGCATGTTGACCCTTGCGAGGGGGCATTGGACACACCGCTGATGTATGACCATGGCTGGGGCAAAAAGCTTACTTATGTGATAGCTGTCTCTTGTAACGATGTCCAGGACGTCACTTGGCGTTATACAACTAAACATAAGGAGGTATGGGCAACTAAAACtcaatgttaataaaaaacatttttttttaccacaactaaaattttaatatcttaatcATACTGTagtctattattataaaggtCATTCCAATAAgcccatatttaaaaaacgtcTAATGTATGTTAAAGGTTCTTTTGCGTCGAAATCAATGCACAGAACAAGAATTAATATCAACGTTGCTAACTCTACGTGAACATAGACTAGCGCAGGTTTCACCTGCAAGGCGGAAGTGGCTAACCGCTCGTACTATACATGAACTTGCACAGATGATGTTGGAGAGgtgataaaaatactttttattcattcgaacttaaaaataataataccatAAAATATGGTTGTTGCGATAGTATGATGactttttataatagtgtGGTACCTTATAATATCTTTCAGCGGGCAACACTGctttaaaatgtcaaaatttaatttttaaattattgtgacAATTCGCTCGACTCATGCTAGTACTTGTCTacgaattttttattattggaaCGGTAATTGAATGGTACTTACAACGTTTTTAGAAAACCAAGTGATTTCGAATCCCGAGGACGGATATCCGGCTCTAAAGAATGGAAAACGCAACGTGGTGAAATAGGTTCCCAATTTGGGCATGGCTTTGAATTTGACCAACCAGGGGAAGtcagtataaaatattactgtaGCCCGGATAAGTACCAGATTAGTAGAAATGGAGAGCAACTATCAACATTAGATGGGTGGGGCTCGGGGGTGTATGAAGGTGAACATGTCTTTAGAAATGTGGAAAAAGACTGGCGGCAGGTTTATATAGCaagagaaggttcttatattttttctccattatatatttttcatgttacataattaaaacttttttattggcTCTATaggttcttaatttaaaatatacgcTAAATAATAGTTGATGAAACGATCCTTTGGATTttcataacatatttttttaggtttataaattacaataggCTATTTGACCATATGAAAAATAAGGTAGTATTGAGAGAAATCTATATAAGACATAGCTAAAAAGAGAGTTCTATAAATaacaagtatatttttattaataaaaataaaaaaatacataattaaaaatattgaatttaaaaaaataaatttatttatttattttctcttttgACAGTCATGAGACACAAAAGGGTCACTTATCGAAGATAACGTAGATTGttacttgtaaataattttagccAGAGTTTAATTTTGTTGAAGACTTTTTGATCAAAATATCGAAAACTTGACGATTGCCTTCTTGTAAGCATGGTCCGACGCCATCTTACCTATAGAAGCGTTGCCGATTCttgaaattattaacgtttaatttaaatgattaaaaacttaacaaaattataaacaacaaTTTGTATAGATTTATAGTCTATAGTCactaataaattttctgaAATAGTTTTTAACATCTGGTTAAATACTCCATTTTGATTTTAGAAGGAGAAATGTCTGGAAGGGTATCTTGGAAATTATCCGTGAAAGATGGTTTAATATTTACGTCACTTACTGTTCGAGCAACTTCCGCTATTTTTGAAAACGGCAACATCGAATGGCAGGTGCAATTTGATGACAGTAATCCAAGCGTTGCTGATTTCAATGGTTATTATTTTGTCTAATTTGCAACCGGGAACTTTGTTATAGTTGAAatagttctaaatatttttagtattagttttatgttcttttttaaaggcattatttaataaattgtagctttatcaatagtaattttatacCGTGTACGTTGTAGACTTTTATatcagttttttattaattttatcacaATAACGTTGTTGTTCTCAGAAACTACTACAGAATTTAGCAACCGATTTAAAAAGGTTATAATAACAGCACACCTTAGTGGCGGACAAGGGGATGTATCCTGGCAACATTCACAACTCTTCAGACAATCACTGGACTCAAAATCTCCTACCTTTGAAGTAAATGCAAACATAGAAtctaattgaaatttaataattctgaTGCAGTACAtagaattttttgtattaagtttttgtataataGTCAATATGTTGCTTAATATGCTTGTAAGGTAGATTCAATTTAGCTACATACCatgtttacatattttaataagaatttacactgtaaaaacaataaacgcCTATTgttaccaattttttttttatactacgTTTTATTTAGATTGCCTTCAACGTGAATATGTGGTTAAAATTCGGCACAACATTTAGGTATCACTGTTATAGAAATCATATAAGATGGAAAtaccaacaaaaaaaaaacattaggtAAAGTACGCTTACACCGATAGTAGTAAAGACTTTCTACCTGTATTGCCAAAAAATTTTTCGGAGTTGGTCACCCTTCAGTATATAGTATTTATGTAACTATTACTAATTTGTGGTGCCTACTGCCTAAAAGCATTGttctagcggtcttattaagtggcagctaggtgaggggtaccgggttcgagggcacgttttaatttaaatttgttctcggcctttgggagcgTTATGCGGTACcaggcgagtgcctaaaccgtacatggaggacatggtcgaatttctaaggcaaaaagcacgaattataaaaatcttgtacttgacgctggctaatgcacaaaccgtgccagagccataaaaaagaAGCAGTGTCAGTCTTGACAAATGACAGTTTGTATTTAGGGATttcaaatttgtaaaataaacgttaaaaacaaaatgcacGCTAActgaaaaatcaaaatattgtgAATTGTGGTAAATGCTACAGTATGTCGGACATCGAAGAAGAGAATATGGTGACATTTCGTACTGGAATTGGGGTttgtatagtattttttatttttggtagTCGTCAAGTTATTGTGTTtagtattgttttaatttgaactgtacgaaataaaatataaatttgtagtTGTGTCATCTATCATCTAAGTTTGTTTTGTAAacatatattgttattacattttaGGAAATATCTGTAGGTGGATTTAGCAggaactcaaactcaaaaatgATGTCAATGAACAAtattgatcaattcaattccAATCGCTACAAGCTGGATCTTCCACAACACGATGTCCGGAGCATGTACCGTGAACGAGCAATATCTCC is a genomic window of Pieris napi chromosome 2, ilPieNapi1.2, whole genome shotgun sequence containing:
- the LOC125060783 gene encoding peptide-N(4)-(N-acetyl-beta-glucosaminyl)asparagine amidase, with the protein product MEDMARLAVVEQSVKDVNKFRKILYELLQNINYILDHPFNSRHIKTEVVENIRVFKELNDYLLYIGFRWEQNKFIYPIDKAIDKLRLAKTAIERKLSLCIDTKTLSKIEKVPIKKYKLTPINVLMTTNNLLLTIQILFNRVLDYEDEELQQAARNEIPMVTLELRALKRMREVQKKIKTGDTKEEDLSYDIALLMELIGWFKHKYFSWVDAPQCETCGGPTKFYHSTTMKTATETCNAEVYSCAHCGNYTKFPRYNDIRALMRTRRGRCGEWANCFAMFCRALGYDTRYIYDSTDHVWCEVYDYVTNNWLHVDPCEGALDTPLMYDHGWGKKLTYVIAVSCNDVQDVTWRYTTKHKEVLLRRNQCTEQELISTLLTLREHRLAQVSPARRKWLTARTIHELAQMMLERKPSDFESRGRISGSKEWKTQRGEIGSQFGHGFEFDQPGEVSIKYYCSPDKYQISRNGEQLSTLDGWGSGVYEGEHVFRNVEKDWRQVYIAREEGEMSGRVSWKLSVKDGLIFTSLTVRATSAIFENGNIEWQVQFDDSNPSVADFNETTTEFSNRFKKVIITAHLSGGQGDVSWQHSQLFRQSLDSKSPTFEVNANIESN